The following proteins come from a genomic window of Alosa sapidissima isolate fAloSap1 chromosome 20, fAloSap1.pri, whole genome shotgun sequence:
- the chic1 gene encoding cysteine-rich hydrophobic domain-containing protein 1 has protein sequence MSVLLPNMADFDTIYELDEEDERIVSEEHLARYCPEPVIMRGAGHITVFGLSNKFDTEFPSVLTGKVAPEEFKTSISRVNACLKKNLPVNVKWLLCGCLCCCCTVGCSLWPVICLNKRTRRSIQKLLEWENNRLYHKLGLHWKLSKRKCESSNMMEYVILIEFLPKYPIFRPD, from the exons ATGAGCGTCTTACTGCCCAACATGGCGGACTTTGATACCATTTATGAGTTAGACGAAGAAGATGAACGGATAGTTAGTGAAGAGCACCTCGCAAGATACTGCCCCGAACCTGTCATCATGCGAGGAGCTGGACACATCACCGT GTTTGGCCTGAGCAATAAGTTTGATACAGAATTTCCTTCAGTTCTCACAGGAAAG GTGGCCCCAGAGGAGTTCAAGACCAGCATCAGCCGGGTGAACGCCTGTCTGAAGAAGAACCTGCCCGTCAATGTGAAGTGGCTTCTGTGTGGctgtctgtgctgctgctgcactgtGGGCTGCAGTCTGTGGCCCGTCATCTGTCTCAACAAGAGA ACAAGAAGATCTATTCAGAAGTTGTTAGAATGGGAAAACAATCGATTGTATCACAAG CTGGGACTGCACTGGAAACTCAGCAAGAGGAAATGTGAGAGCAGCAACATGATGGAATAT GTGATTCTTATAGAATTCTTACCCAAATATCCCATTTTTCGGCCAGACTGA
- the lnx2b gene encoding ligand of Numb protein X 2b → MTEARVPAAASAVAVASGGAVALTWARVCKECGQAHEGPDGHLYEYQDDVDDELVCHICLQPLLRPMDTPCGHTYCYQCLSSFLREQDFCPVDRQRLQLAQCRPSSLLVRNLLDKLTVLCPFNTECQGSMQRCELQPHLHHRCPAFRRLREEAERRKRPPWNEIKASKAEAEDGKSTPTLSRASPRGPAEPGLVNPAFEEGEEETHLRSSLVAEANVVELFRDDPEEELGLRIVGGKDTPLGNIVIQEIVRDSVAARSGKLSPGDHVLEVNDVSLASVCHNRAIGVLRRPCALLRITVMQEKGFKPRPEQHSSSSSSAANPSSSSSTNTSPQASNHHLHHANATHPHHSQGTVTQVTLVKRERSEPLGIKLIRKSDESGVFILDLLAGGLAAKDGKLRNNDKVLAINGHDLRHGTPETAAQIIQASEVRVNFVVMRHPEPEEGAEVVLRGARRAPELQFFRRRSTYVKEPPSGFSCQEKTVSLKKEPRHSLGITIAGGRDCRSRLPVYITSVQPIGCLHRDGTIKTGDILLSINGVDLTQLTYNEAVSALKTQTAQPSVALRVIRTVTEEDEEEADAATKEEEEAGDSLREDDINWAPLWTRWLGLPSNMHWCRDIVLMKTNSESWGFSIVGGYEECRGQQPFFIKTIVPGTPAHFDGRLKCGDEIVAVNGATTVGMNNSSLIPMLKLQKNKVTLTVVSWPGSLV, encoded by the exons ATGACGGAGGCCAGGGTGCCAGCAGCAGCGAGCGCCGTGGCGGTGGCGTCCGGGGGCGCTGTGGCCCTGACGTGGGCACGCGTGTGCAAGGAGTGCGGGCAGGCACACGAGGGCCCCGACGGCCACCTGTACGAGTACCAGGACGACGTGGACGATGAGCTGGTGTGCCACATTTGCCTGCAGCCGCTCCTGCGGCCCATGGACACGCCGTGCGGGCACACCTACTGCTACCAGTGCCTGAGCAGCTTCCTGCGTGAGCAGGACTTCTGCCCCGTGGACCGCCAGCGGCTGCAGCTTGCCCAATGCCGGCCCTCCAGCCTGCTGGTGCGCAACCTGCTGGACAAGCTGACCGTGCTGTGCCCCTTCAACACCGAGTGCCAGGGCAGCATGCAACGCTGCGAGCTCCAGCCTCACCTGCACCACAG atgccctgctttcagacGCTTGCGtgaggaggcagagaggaggaagaggcctCCCTGGAATGAAATTAAGGCCAGCAAAGCAGAGGCGGAGGACGGTAaatccacccccaccctctcccgTGCGTCCCCCCGGGGCCCAGCAGAGCCCGGCCTGGTCAACCCTGCCTtcgaggagggagaggagg AAACTCACCTGAGGTCAAGCCTGGTGGCCGAGGCCAACGTGGTGGAGCTGTTCCGGGATGACCCGGAGGAGGAGTTGGGCTTGCGGATAGTGGGCGGGAAGGACACCCCTCTGGGCAACATTGTCATCCAGGAGATTGTGCGCGATTCTGTTGCAGCACGCAGTGGCAAGCTGTCTCCTGGAGACCACGTTCTTGAG GTGAACGATGTGAGCCTGGCGTCCGTCTGCCATAACCGGGCCATCGGTGTGCTGCGGCGTCCGTGCGCTCTGCTGCGCATCACCGTCATGCAGGAGAAAGGCTTCAAGCCTCGGCCCGAGCagcactcttcctcctcctccagcgccgccaacccctcctcctcctcctccaccaacaCATCACCGCAGGCCTccaaccaccacctccaccacgccaacgccacccacccacaccacaGCCAGGGCACGGTCACCCAGGTGACACTGGTGAAGCGCGAGCGCTCCGAGCCCCTGGGCATCAAGCTCATCCGCAAGTCCGACGAGTCGGGCGTCTTCATCCTGGACCTGCTCGCGGGCGGACTCGCGGCCAAGGACGGCAAGCTGCGCAACAACGACAAGGTTCTGGCCATCAATGGGCACGACCTGCGGCACGGGACCCCCGAGACCGCTGCTCAGATCATACAG gctagTGAGGTGCGAGTGAACTTTGTGGTGATGAGGCACCCGGAGCCTGAGGAGGGAGCTGAGGTGGTGCTCCGGGGGGCCAGACGGGCCCCTGAACTGCAGTTCTTCAGACGCCGCTCCACATACGTGAAG GAGCCGCCCAGCGGGTTCTCATGCCAGGAGAAGACTGTGAGCCTGAAGAAAGAGCCGCGCCATTCCCTGGGCATCACCATCGCCGGCGGGAGAGACTGCCGCAGCCGCCTGCCCGTCTACATCACCAGTGTGCAGCCCATTGGCTGCCTGCATCGCGATGGCACCAtcaaaacag GGGATATCCTGTTGAGCATCAATGGCGTGGACCTGACCCAGCTGACGTACAACGAGGCGGTGTCAGCGCTGAAGACGCAGACGGCCCAGCCATCGGTGGCGCTGCGCGTCATCCGCACAGTCaccgaggaggacgaggaggaggcaGACGCCGCCaccaaggaggaggaggaggccgggGACAGTCTCCGCGAGGACGACATCAACTGGGCACCGCTGTGGACCCGCTGGCTGGGCTTGCCCAG CAACATGCACTGGTGCCGTGACATTGTCCTGATGAAGACCAACAGTGAGAGCTGGGGCTTCAGCATCGTCGGGGGCTATGAGGAGTGTCGCGGCCAGCAGCCCTTCTTCATCAAGACCATAGTGCCTGGAACACCGGCCCACTTTGATGGGCGCCTCAA GTGCGGGGATGAGATAGTGGCCGTTAATGGCGCCACCACCGTGGGCATGAACAACTCATCTCTCATCCCCATGCTCAAGCTGCAGAAGAACAAGGTCACTCTTACTGTAGTCTCTTGGCCTGGCAGTCTGGTCTAG
- the cdx4 gene encoding homeobox protein CDX-4, translating into MYVGYLLDKESSMYHQGPVRRSSINLPPQNFVSTPQYSDFTGYHHVPNMDTHHQSTGAWGAPYGAPREDWGAYSLGPPNTISAPMSNSSTGQVSYCSTDYNPMHAPGSAVLPPPTENISAAQLSPDREKRNSYQWMSKTVQSSSTGKTRTKEKYRVVYTDHQRLELEKEFHFNRYITIRRKAELAVSLGLSERQVKIWFQNRRAKERKLIKKKMGQSDGSGGSVHSDPGSVSPLPVPGSLSPSDIHGALYPPTGMNTLPSMRNIQQVTVTQ; encoded by the exons ATGTATGTGGGATATCTTTTGGATAAAGAGAGCAGCATGTACCACCAAGGACCTGTACGTCGTTCCAGCATCAATTTACCACCACAGAACTTCGTTTCAACACCTCAATATTCTGATTTTACTGGATATCATCATGTGCCCAACATGGACACGCACCATCAATCTACGGGGGCATGGGGAGCTCCTTATGGTGCACCAAGGGAGGACTGGGGTGCCTATAGTCTGGGACCCCCTAATACTATATCGGCACCCATGAGCAATTCTTCCACGGGACAAGTTTCCTATTGCTCAACTGATTACAATCCCATGCACGCTCCAGGATCTGCTGTATTACCTCCACCTACAGAAAATATATCCGCGGCCCAGCTTTCTCCAGACAGAGAAAAGCGCAATTCctatcagtggatgagcaaaactGTCCAGTCGTCTTCAACAG GCAAAACAAGAACAAAAGAGAAATATCGGGTGGTGTACACCGATCATCAGAGGCTTGAATTGGAGAAGGAATTCCATTTTAACCGTTACATCACCATCAGACGAAAGGCAGAGCTGGCGGTGAGCCTCGGACTTTCAGAGCGACAG GTGAAGATCTGGTTCCAAAATCGCAGAGCCAAGGAGCGAAAGTTAATCAAAAAGAAAATGGGCCAATCTGACGGCAGCGGAGGGTCTGTACATAGTGACCCAGGTTCGGTGAGCCCTCTACCTGTGCCTGGGTCTCTGAGTCCGTCGGATATACATGGTGCACTCTATCCACCAACAGGCATGAACACCTTACCATCGATGAGGAACATACAACAAGTTACTGTTACACAGTAA